Proteins from a genomic interval of Bacteroidota bacterium:
- a CDS encoding ABC transporter ATP-binding protein: MSIVSIQNISKSYWRDSLEIPVLSNISFEVPEGEFVGLMGPSGSGKTTLLNLIAGIDRPTKGIIVVANTDVTKLGESQLAKWRSGNVGFVFQFYNLLPVLTAFENVELPLLLTKLSKKERKEHVEFVLKVVGLEDRIHHYPKQLSGGQEQRVAIARAIVTDPTILIADEPTGDLDKISALEILDLLQRLNAEFKKTIIMVTHDPRAVERAHIIKQLDKGELT, from the coding sequence ATTCACTCGAGATTCCCGTGCTATCAAACATCTCGTTTGAAGTCCCGGAGGGCGAATTCGTAGGACTTATGGGTCCATCGGGTTCAGGAAAAACCACATTGCTAAATCTCATCGCCGGAATTGACCGTCCAACCAAAGGTATAATCGTTGTTGCAAATACCGATGTTACAAAGTTAGGTGAGTCGCAATTAGCAAAGTGGCGGTCGGGCAACGTAGGATTTGTTTTTCAATTTTACAATCTCCTCCCTGTTCTCACGGCATTCGAAAATGTTGAGCTTCCACTTCTCCTTACAAAACTTTCGAAGAAAGAGCGGAAAGAACACGTTGAATTTGTGCTGAAGGTTGTCGGACTTGAAGATCGAATTCATCATTATCCGAAACAGCTTTCAGGCGGACAGGAACAGCGTGTTGCAATTGCACGTGCAATTGTTACCGACCCGACAATACTCATTGCCGATGAACCCACCGGCGACCTTGATAAAATATCGGCTTTAGAAATTCTTGACCTCTTACAACGTTTAAACGCTGAGTTCAAGAAAACGATTATTATGGTTACACACGACCCGCGTGCAGTTGAAAGAGCCCATATTATCAAGCAACTCGATAAAGGCGAACTGACATAA
- a CDS encoding ABC transporter permease — MHILKLIIKNMLRHKLRTFLTVLGISLAISAFGLIRTVVTAWNAGVEATAADRLITRHSVSFIFPLPLSYRDKIAKVEGIESLTYANWFSGVYIDKKQFFARLAVDAETFFDVYSELLVTPEQLVAFKKERNSCIIGDQLVERYNLKIGDVMPIEGDIYPGRWEFVVRGIYKPRDKATDPSNMLVHWNYVDERMKKEMPGREGYVGWYICKIKNPNDAAVISEKIDQFFLNSSAETKTETERAFSQGFMASVSAIFTSMNIMSFVIIGIILLVLGNTMIMSARERIREYSVLRTLGFSNFHLVSLIGGESLLIAALGGATGIALAFPMVSGFEAALPKGWFPIFFIEPITLILASSAAVLVGVLAALFPIQRTLTTKIVDGLRQIG, encoded by the coding sequence ATGCACATTTTAAAATTGATTATTAAAAATATGCTACGTCACAAACTCCGAACTTTTTTGACTGTTCTCGGAATTTCTCTCGCAATTTCTGCTTTTGGATTAATTAGAACTGTCGTAACTGCCTGGAATGCCGGAGTAGAAGCAACTGCGGCTGACAGGTTGATTACTCGGCATTCTGTCTCATTTATTTTTCCATTGCCCCTTTCGTATCGAGACAAGATTGCAAAAGTCGAGGGTATCGAGAGCTTAACCTATGCGAATTGGTTTAGTGGCGTTTATATAGACAAAAAACAATTCTTTGCCCGTTTGGCTGTTGATGCTGAAACATTTTTCGATGTTTACTCTGAGTTGCTCGTTACCCCCGAACAACTCGTAGCATTTAAAAAAGAACGCAATTCGTGCATCATTGGTGATCAGCTTGTGGAACGCTACAATTTAAAAATCGGCGATGTAATGCCGATAGAAGGGGATATCTATCCGGGTCGGTGGGAATTTGTTGTGCGCGGAATTTATAAACCACGAGATAAAGCAACAGACCCGTCGAATATGTTGGTACATTGGAATTACGTCGATGAACGTATGAAAAAGGAAATGCCCGGACGCGAGGGATATGTCGGATGGTACATCTGTAAAATTAAAAACCCGAACGATGCAGCCGTTATATCGGAAAAGATCGACCAGTTTTTTCTAAACTCTTCAGCCGAAACAAAAACTGAGACCGAGCGGGCATTTTCTCAAGGATTTATGGCATCTGTCAGTGCAATCTTTACATCTATGAACATTATGTCGTTTGTCATCATCGGTATTATACTACTCGTTTTAGGAAACACTATGATTATGTCGGCGCGTGAGCGTATTCGTGAATACTCGGTTTTAAGAACATTGGGATTCTCTAACTTTCATCTGGTCAGTTTAATTGGAGGTGAATCGCTTTTGATTGCAGCACTCGGTGGTGCGACTGGAATTGCGCTTGCCTTTCCGATGGTGTCAGGTTTCGAAGCCGCACTTCCAAAAGGTTGGTTTCCTATATTTTTTATAGAACCCATTACGTTAATACTTGCAAGCAGCGCCGCAGTTCTTGTTGGTGTGCTGGCAGCTTTGTTTCCCATCCAACGAACATTAACAACAAAAATTGTAGATGGACTCCGGCAAATAGGTTAA
- a CDS encoding ABC transporter permease — protein sequence MKIPFKYTLRNLKTRRLTTALTVTGIAAVVFVFAAVLMMAYGIQKTLIETGSDDNIIALRKAATGEITSIIMVDQANILSTFPNIAKTSDGKPLLSKEIVAVINLSYSEKKGGIGNVTVRGVTAEGIQLRPNVKLVEGRMFQWGSREVIVGSSIHKRFQGTNVGEKIKFGGDQWTIVGWFDAGGSGFDSEIWGDEIQLAAAFGYTGAYSSILIRLDRQDAFEDFKNGFNKDLRLQTLDVKREKQFYAEQSEDMAMFIRILGIVVTVIFSLGAMIGAMITMYAAVSNRTVEIGTLRALGFRRRNVLAAFLVESLVLSLIGGSAGLILASFLQFFNISMINFGSFSELAFNFSLSPDIVISSLLFSVAMGIIGGFLPSVRAARLNIVEALRTS from the coding sequence ATGAAAATACCTTTTAAATACACATTAAGAAATTTGAAGACACGACGATTGACTACAGCATTGACTGTAACAGGAATCGCTGCGGTTGTATTTGTGTTCGCCGCAGTTTTGATGATGGCGTACGGAATTCAGAAGACTCTTATAGAAACCGGGTCGGATGATAACATTATTGCTCTTCGAAAAGCTGCTACAGGAGAAATTACTTCTATCATAATGGTTGATCAGGCAAATATACTTTCAACGTTTCCCAATATAGCAAAGACTTCGGACGGAAAACCTCTTTTGTCAAAAGAGATAGTGGCTGTAATTAATTTGTCGTACAGCGAAAAGAAAGGTGGGATTGGCAATGTTACAGTTAGAGGCGTTACAGCAGAAGGTATTCAGCTTCGACCTAATGTGAAGTTGGTCGAAGGAAGAATGTTTCAGTGGGGATCACGCGAAGTCATCGTTGGCAGTTCTATACATAAAAGATTTCAGGGAACGAATGTAGGAGAAAAAATTAAGTTCGGCGGCGACCAATGGACGATTGTTGGATGGTTTGATGCGGGGGGCAGCGGATTTGATTCCGAGATTTGGGGCGATGAGATACAACTTGCGGCAGCATTCGGATACACGGGGGCGTACTCATCAATACTTATACGACTAGACCGACAAGATGCTTTTGAAGATTTCAAGAACGGGTTCAACAAAGATTTACGTTTACAAACCTTGGATGTAAAGCGGGAGAAACAGTTTTATGCCGAGCAATCTGAAGATATGGCTATGTTTATTAGAATACTCGGTATTGTGGTTACAGTAATTTTTAGTTTGGGTGCAATGATTGGTGCAATGATTACAATGTATGCCGCAGTCTCTAACAGGACAGTAGAGATTGGAACTCTCCGAGCGCTTGGCTTCCGGCGGCGAAATGTTTTAGCTGCATTTCTTGTAGAGTCGCTAGTTTTATCTTTGATTGGCGGATCGGCGGGGCTTATACTTGCGTCGTTCTTACAATTTTTCAATATTTCGATGATAAATTTTGGTTCTTTTTCGGAGCTTGCGTTTAATTTTTCGTTATCCCCTGATATCGTAATCAGCTCGCTTCTGTTTTCAGTCGCGATGGGAATTATCGGAGGATTCTTGCCATCAGTACGAGCGGCAAGGTTGAATATTGTTGAAGCATTGAGAACTTCATAG
- a CDS encoding DUF2281 domain-containing protein — MTKKQVLINEIEHIPEPLLDEVMDFIRFLKTKLMIEGKDTAIASESSLKVNQL; from the coding sequence ATGACTAAAAAGCAAGTACTAATAAATGAAATTGAACACATACCCGAACCGCTACTCGACGAGGTTATGGATTTTATTCGATTTCTAAAAACAAAACTAATGATTGAAGGAAAAGACACTGCTATTGCGAGTGAATCCTCTCTCAAAGTAAATCAGTTATAG